The Saccharomonospora cyanea NA-134 genome includes a region encoding these proteins:
- the nagA gene encoding N-acetylglucosamine-6-phosphate deacetylase: MIVNGTHNLVLTGGRIHCPDGTLESGWLAVSGERISAVGTGTPPEGRHLDLSGAHVVPGFVDIHCHGGGGGSFTSADADQAATAIATHRRHGTTSLMASLVSAPVNELTDQLAALAELVTDGELVGVHLEGPFIAEARCGAHDPTVLREPDTEAVGALLEAGRGNIRMVTLAPELTGGVKAVRQLTESGVIAAIGHTDAVAEQVRAAVDAGATVATHLFNGMRPLHHREPGPVGALLDDERVTIELICDLVHVHPGVLRLAARHAGPSRTVLVTDAMSATDVADGTYRLGSLDVEVADGVATLPGSGSLAGSTLTMDAAFRNLVHGAGLGIADAVAATATRPARLLGIDAETGALRPGLLADLVVLDDDLRVAGVLRHGEWVGNPPTRS, encoded by the coding sequence GTGATCGTGAACGGCACCCACAACCTCGTCCTCACCGGCGGCCGCATCCACTGCCCCGACGGAACGCTCGAATCCGGTTGGCTCGCCGTCTCGGGCGAGCGGATCAGCGCGGTGGGCACCGGAACCCCTCCGGAGGGCAGGCACCTCGACCTCTCCGGCGCACACGTGGTGCCCGGGTTCGTCGACATCCACTGCCACGGCGGAGGCGGTGGCTCGTTCACCAGTGCCGACGCCGACCAAGCCGCCACGGCGATCGCGACCCACCGCAGGCACGGCACCACCAGTCTCATGGCGAGTCTCGTGTCGGCACCGGTGAACGAACTCACCGACCAACTCGCCGCACTCGCCGAACTGGTCACCGACGGAGAGCTCGTCGGGGTCCACCTGGAGGGTCCGTTCATCGCCGAGGCGCGGTGCGGCGCACACGACCCCACCGTGCTGAGGGAGCCCGACACCGAAGCCGTCGGCGCGCTGCTGGAAGCCGGCAGGGGGAACATCCGCATGGTCACCCTCGCACCGGAGCTCACGGGCGGTGTCAAGGCCGTGCGGCAGCTCACCGAGTCGGGTGTGATCGCGGCGATCGGACACACCGACGCGGTGGCCGAGCAGGTGAGGGCCGCCGTGGACGCCGGCGCGACCGTGGCCACGCACCTGTTCAACGGCATGCGTCCCCTGCACCACAGGGAACCCGGTCCGGTCGGGGCGCTGCTCGACGACGAACGGGTCACCATCGAGTTGATCTGCGACCTCGTGCACGTCCACCCCGGTGTGCTGCGGCTCGCGGCCCGGCACGCGGGCCCGTCGAGGACCGTGCTGGTCACCGACGCGATGTCGGCCACCGACGTCGCCGACGGGACGTACCGGCTCGGCAGCCTCGACGTGGAGGTCGCCGACGGCGTGGCCACGCTGCCCGGCAGCGGTTCGCTCGCGGGGAGCACGCTCACCATGGACGCCGCGTTCCGCAACCTCGTCCACGGCGCCGGGCTCGGCATCGCCGACGCCGTCGCCGCCACGGCCACCCGGCCCGCGCGGCTGCTGGGCATCGACGCGGAGACGGGGGCGCTGCGGCCCGGCCTGCTGGCCGACCTGGTGGTGCTCGACGACGACCTGCGGGTCGCGGGAGTGCTCCGGCACGGCGAGTGGGTCGGCAACCCACCCACGCGGTCCTGA
- a CDS encoding FAD-binding oxidoreductase, producing the protein MSNALLDRLRAELGGEAVVTDSDVMATYSRDQMPLAPAGTPLAVVSPEDAEGVRAAVRACAEAGVPVVPRGAGSGLSGAANAVDGCVVLVTTKLDRIVEIDPDNRLAVVQPGVVNQALRDAVAKHGLFYPPDPSSYEWCTVGGNLATNAGGLCCVKYGVTADFVLGLEVVLADGSVLRTGRRTVKGVAGYDLTRLFVGSEGTLGVITEATLSLRPLPQAPATLVAAFPSASAAGAAVSRIVREGVVPSLLEIMDAATIDAVQTYLRTDLGTGSQGGALLLCQSDTGGAQAAAELAAVESSCRDAGAEMTYHTTDPGEGDLLMRARRVALTALESMGSCMTDDVCVPRTRIAELVTGCERIADDVGLTVAVVGHAGDGNMHPTVVYDPTAEGEFDRAKRAFDAILDLGLSLGGTVTGEHGVGRFKQEWLAREIGAVGLDVHRRIKRALDPGNLFNPGSMFSL; encoded by the coding sequence ATGAGCAACGCCCTTCTCGACCGCCTGCGTGCCGAACTCGGTGGCGAAGCCGTGGTGACGGACTCCGACGTCATGGCGACCTACTCCCGCGACCAGATGCCGCTCGCCCCCGCGGGTACGCCCCTGGCCGTGGTGTCGCCCGAGGACGCCGAGGGCGTCCGCGCCGCCGTGCGCGCGTGCGCCGAGGCCGGTGTGCCGGTGGTACCGCGGGGCGCGGGCAGTGGGCTGTCCGGTGCCGCCAACGCCGTCGACGGCTGCGTCGTGCTCGTCACCACCAAGCTCGACCGGATCGTCGAGATCGACCCGGACAACCGGCTCGCCGTCGTGCAGCCGGGAGTGGTGAACCAGGCACTGCGCGACGCCGTGGCGAAGCACGGCCTGTTCTACCCGCCCGACCCGTCGAGCTACGAGTGGTGCACGGTCGGCGGCAACCTCGCCACCAACGCGGGCGGCCTGTGCTGCGTGAAGTACGGCGTCACGGCCGACTTCGTGCTGGGGTTGGAGGTCGTCCTCGCCGACGGTTCGGTACTGCGTACGGGCAGGCGAACGGTGAAGGGCGTCGCGGGCTACGACCTCACCCGGCTGTTCGTCGGCAGCGAGGGCACGCTCGGGGTGATCACCGAGGCCACGCTCTCGTTGCGTCCGTTGCCGCAGGCACCCGCCACGCTGGTGGCCGCGTTCCCCTCGGCGTCCGCCGCGGGCGCGGCCGTCAGCCGGATCGTGCGCGAGGGCGTGGTGCCGTCGCTGCTGGAGATCATGGACGCGGCGACGATCGACGCCGTGCAGACCTACCTGCGCACCGACCTCGGCACCGGCTCGCAGGGGGGCGCCCTGCTGCTGTGCCAGTCCGACACGGGTGGCGCGCAGGCCGCCGCCGAACTGGCCGCCGTCGAGAGCAGCTGTCGCGACGCGGGCGCCGAGATGACCTACCACACCACCGACCCGGGCGAGGGCGACCTGCTCATGCGTGCCCGCAGGGTGGCGCTCACGGCGCTGGAGAGCATGGGGTCGTGCATGACCGACGACGTGTGCGTGCCGAGGACGCGCATCGCCGAGCTCGTCACCGGGTGTGAACGCATCGCCGACGACGTGGGCCTCACCGTGGCGGTGGTGGGTCACGCGGGCGACGGCAACATGCACCCCACGGTCGTCTACGACCCCACCGCCGAGGGTGAGTTCGACCGGGCCAAACGCGCGTTCGACGCGATCCTCGACCTCGGGCTCTCGCTCGGCGGCACGGTGACCGGGGAACACGGGGTCGGCAGGTTCAAGCAGGAGTGGCTGGCGCGGGAGATCGGCGCCGTCGGCCTCGACGTCCACCGCCGTATCAAGCGGGCACTCGACCCGGGCAACCTCTTCAACCCCGGGTCGATGTTCTCGCTCTGA
- a CDS encoding MarR family winged helix-turn-helix transcriptional regulator gives MVTQPRHPQPHHADGSTDQLATQLIRLVRLGARVKTRITKAGPEGLESAAYAILFHLVDKGPQRASRLADLLHSDISTISRQSSALVDHGLVERLADPADGRASLLAATPEGLRVFETNRRKRNEWLERVLEEWTDSDRRTLNALLLRLNDRIETCDPLADPARRTDKGECT, from the coding sequence ATGGTCACCCAACCACGACACCCCCAGCCCCACCACGCCGACGGCAGCACCGACCAACTGGCGACGCAGCTGATCCGGCTCGTGAGGCTGGGCGCCCGCGTCAAGACCCGGATCACGAAGGCGGGGCCGGAGGGATTGGAGAGCGCGGCCTACGCGATCCTGTTCCACCTCGTCGACAAGGGCCCGCAGCGGGCGAGTCGCCTCGCCGACCTCCTGCACTCGGACATCTCCACCATCAGCAGGCAGAGCAGCGCGCTCGTCGACCACGGCCTCGTCGAGCGCCTGGCCGACCCCGCCGACGGACGAGCCTCACTGCTGGCGGCCACCCCGGAGGGCCTGCGCGTCTTCGAGACCAACCGTAGGAAGCGCAACGAGTGGCTGGAACGAGTTCTCGAGGAGTGGACCGACTCCGACCGCCGCACCCTCAACGCCCTGCTGCTCCGACTCAACGACCGCATCGAGACGTGTGATCCGCTGGCGGACCCGGCGCGACGCACCGACAAGGGGGAATGCACATGA
- a CDS encoding MDR family MFS transporter: MTATERDLPARPGSHPHEDETPALSHRQIVVILIGLMTGMFLAALDQTIVGTAIRTIADDLHGLSMQAWITTAYLITATIATPIYGKLSDIYGRKPFYLAAITIFVAGSLAAAFAQDMYTLAAFRAVQGLGAGGLMSLALTILGDLVPPRERARYQGFFLAVFGTSTVLGPVLGGFFAGLDPVFGFEGWRWVFLVNVPLGALALFVVAKVLNVPHTRHDHRIDWWGGLALVVCLVPLLLVAEQGREWGWGSQAALACYVVGAVGLVLFLAVERRMGDEALIPLRLFRNRTFSVAIAGGVIVGIAMFGSITLIPQYLQIVQGYSPTASGMLMLPLMVGTMSASVLSGQLTSRTGRYKIFPLVGTALMTIGMVLFAQIEWDTPVWKAMVVMAIIGFGLGNCMQTLIIAVQNAGPRRDMGVSTASATFFRQIGGTLGVAVFLSIVFSTLTDNIARAFADSGLPAGAMNSVGGNVMEDSSFLQRLPVEQAEPFFVGFTESISSVFYLGAGVAALAFVVLLFLKEIPLAGGGPTKSGSDRTDRTPEADSATAAMG, from the coding sequence ATGACCGCAACGGAACGTGACTTACCGGCCAGACCCGGGAGTCACCCGCACGAGGACGAGACACCCGCGCTCAGCCACCGCCAGATCGTCGTCATCCTGATCGGGCTGATGACCGGCATGTTCCTCGCGGCGCTGGACCAGACGATCGTGGGCACGGCCATCCGCACGATCGCCGACGACCTGCACGGGCTGAGCATGCAGGCGTGGATCACGACGGCCTACCTGATCACGGCCACCATCGCCACGCCCATCTACGGCAAGCTTTCCGACATCTACGGGCGCAAGCCGTTCTACCTCGCGGCGATCACGATCTTCGTCGCCGGCTCGCTGGCGGCGGCCTTCGCGCAGGACATGTACACACTCGCCGCGTTCCGCGCCGTCCAGGGACTGGGCGCGGGCGGGCTCATGTCACTGGCGCTGACCATCCTCGGTGATCTCGTCCCACCGCGAGAACGCGCCCGCTACCAGGGGTTCTTCCTCGCCGTGTTCGGCACGTCGACGGTCCTCGGGCCGGTGCTGGGCGGTTTCTTCGCCGGGCTCGACCCGGTTTTCGGTTTCGAGGGCTGGCGCTGGGTGTTCCTCGTGAACGTCCCGCTGGGCGCGTTGGCGCTCTTCGTGGTGGCCAAGGTGCTGAACGTCCCGCACACACGCCACGACCACCGCATCGACTGGTGGGGCGGGCTCGCTCTCGTGGTGTGCCTGGTGCCGCTGCTGCTGGTGGCCGAGCAGGGCCGTGAGTGGGGCTGGGGCTCCCAGGCCGCGCTCGCCTGCTACGTCGTCGGCGCGGTGGGGCTCGTGCTGTTCCTCGCCGTCGAACGGCGGATGGGCGACGAGGCCCTGATCCCGCTGCGGCTGTTCCGCAACCGGACGTTCAGCGTCGCGATCGCGGGTGGCGTCATCGTGGGCATCGCCATGTTCGGCTCCATCACGCTGATCCCGCAGTACCTGCAGATCGTTCAGGGCTACTCGCCCACCGCGTCGGGCATGCTGATGCTGCCGTTGATGGTGGGCACCATGTCGGCGTCGGTGCTGTCCGGTCAGCTGACCTCCCGCACCGGCCGCTACAAGATCTTCCCGCTGGTCGGGACCGCGCTCATGACCATCGGAATGGTGCTGTTCGCGCAGATCGAGTGGGACACGCCGGTGTGGAAGGCGATGGTGGTCATGGCCATCATCGGGTTCGGTCTGGGCAACTGCATGCAAACGCTCATCATCGCCGTGCAGAACGCGGGACCGCGTCGTGACATGGGCGTCTCCACCGCGTCGGCGACGTTCTTCCGCCAGATCGGCGGCACACTCGGGGTCGCGGTCTTCCTCTCCATCGTGTTCAGCACGCTGACGGACAACATCGCCCGCGCGTTCGCCGACTCGGGCCTGCCCGCCGGTGCCATGAATTCGGTGGGCGGGAACGTCATGGAGGACTCGTCGTTCCTGCAACGGCTCCCGGTCGAGCAGGCCGAGCCGTTCTTCGTCGGGTTCACCGAGTCGATCAGCTCGGTGTTCTACCTCGGTGCCGGAGTGGCGGCGCTGGCCTTCGTCGTGCTGCTGTTCCTCAAGGAGATCCCTCTCGCCGGAGGTGGTCCCACCAAGAGCGGGAGCGACAGGACCGACAGGACCCCGGAGGCGGACAGCGCCACGGCCGCGATGGGCTGA
- a CDS encoding DedA family protein, translated as MDAVNAEATAVGLDWLTTAGPLLVWVIVLSFVFIECALIVGLFLPGDSLLFAAGVVLAQHEAEVQAWALSGVALVTAVVGNQVGYYVGKQTGTRFIARRGGRVLNQENLDRAKAFLDRRGFLAIVAARWIPWVRTLAPLIAGAAGMNSRRFMLATTAGAILWVPTLVLVGFYAAGLLTSIPWLNTVLVWGSVAFFVFGTAYGAWRYRQEMRKPVEDRTETASA; from the coding sequence GTGGATGCAGTGAACGCCGAAGCCACGGCGGTCGGACTCGACTGGTTGACGACAGCAGGCCCGCTCCTGGTGTGGGTCATCGTCCTCAGCTTCGTGTTCATCGAGTGTGCGCTGATCGTCGGGCTTTTCCTACCGGGTGACTCCCTGCTGTTCGCGGCGGGCGTGGTACTCGCCCAGCACGAGGCCGAGGTCCAGGCATGGGCGCTCTCGGGCGTCGCCCTCGTCACCGCCGTCGTCGGCAACCAGGTCGGCTACTACGTCGGCAAGCAGACCGGCACCCGGTTCATCGCCCGCCGCGGCGGCAGGGTGCTCAACCAGGAGAACCTCGACCGCGCCAAGGCATTCCTCGATCGCAGGGGATTCCTGGCCATCGTGGCGGCACGGTGGATCCCCTGGGTCCGCACCCTGGCGCCGCTCATCGCCGGGGCGGCGGGCATGAACTCCCGCCGGTTCATGCTCGCCACCACCGCGGGCGCGATCCTGTGGGTGCCCACGCTCGTGCTCGTCGGTTTCTACGCCGCGGGTCTGTTGACGTCGATCCCGTGGCTCAACACGGTGCTGGTGTGGGGCAGCGTGGCGTTCTTCGTGTTCGGCACCGCCTACGGCGCGTGGCGCTACCGCCAGGAGATGCGCAAGCCGGTGGAGGACCGGACGGAGACGGCCAGCGCCTGA
- a CDS encoding nucleoside/nucleotide kinase family protein, with product MTSFDELLDRAHALVERGERTLLGIAGAPASGKTTLAWRLADALGAQAAVVGMDGFHLAQVELNRLGRADRKGAPDTFDAHGYVHLVRRLAVGEEQVYAPEFRREIEEPIAGAVPVSTNVRLVITEGNYLLLDTEPWSELRSLLDEVWFLEPDEDDRIARLVTRHRKFGRSLVEAQQRARGSDQRNADLIAPTARRADLVIKDMELPYFAV from the coding sequence ATGACGTCGTTCGACGAACTACTGGACCGCGCCCACGCGCTCGTGGAACGGGGTGAGCGCACGCTGCTGGGCATCGCGGGCGCTCCGGCCTCGGGCAAGACCACGCTGGCGTGGCGACTGGCCGACGCGCTGGGCGCGCAGGCCGCCGTCGTGGGCATGGACGGGTTCCACCTCGCCCAGGTGGAGCTGAACCGGCTCGGCCGGGCCGACCGCAAGGGGGCACCCGACACGTTCGACGCACACGGCTACGTGCACCTCGTCCGGCGTCTCGCGGTCGGCGAGGAGCAGGTGTACGCGCCGGAGTTCCGCAGGGAGATCGAGGAGCCCATCGCCGGTGCCGTGCCGGTGTCGACGAACGTCCGTCTCGTGATCACCGAGGGGAACTACCTGCTGCTCGACACCGAGCCGTGGAGTGAGTTGCGCTCGCTGCTCGACGAGGTGTGGTTCCTCGAACCGGACGAGGACGACCGGATCGCGAGGCTCGTGACGCGGCACCGCAAGTTCGGCCGGTCCCTCGTGGAGGCCCAGCAGCGTGCCCGTGGTTCCGACCAGCGCAACGCCGACCTCATCGCGCCGACGGCGCGGCGGGCCGACCTCGTGATCAAGGACATGGAGCTGCCGTACTTCGCCGTGTGA
- a CDS encoding PfkB family carbohydrate kinase produces the protein MSVLLAGLCTVDLVQRVERLPVPGQKVQSGGVAVAAGGPAAGAAVAVAALGGEALLLTVLGRHPLAELARADLAECGVTVLDALPEWGEPPPLSAVAVREHDGERTVVSHNAAAVDAANPEALAAFDADACAALLGGSRPEAVLVDGHYARLALAAVSWAKAHDRPVVVDAGSWKPVFAEVFGLADVVACSARFTAPEGALDRVGAVVTTAGPDPVRWRDRERSGEVAVPTVDARDTLGAGDVWHGAFTSRVGLFDIEEAIEFANAVASERVRHVGPRSWIGPVRAMMGER, from the coding sequence GTGAGCGTGCTGCTGGCGGGTCTGTGCACCGTCGATCTCGTGCAGCGCGTGGAGCGGTTGCCCGTACCCGGGCAGAAGGTGCAGTCCGGTGGGGTCGCGGTCGCCGCGGGCGGCCCCGCCGCAGGCGCCGCGGTCGCCGTCGCCGCGCTCGGCGGCGAGGCGTTGCTGCTCACGGTGCTCGGCCGTCATCCCCTCGCCGAACTCGCGCGCGCCGATCTCGCCGAGTGCGGGGTCACCGTGCTCGACGCGCTGCCCGAGTGGGGCGAACCGCCTCCACTCAGCGCGGTGGCCGTACGCGAGCACGACGGCGAGCGCACCGTCGTCTCCCACAACGCCGCCGCGGTGGACGCCGCGAACCCGGAGGCGCTCGCCGCCTTCGACGCCGACGCGTGCGCTGCCCTGCTGGGGGGAAGCCGTCCTGAGGCCGTGCTGGTGGACGGCCACTACGCGAGGCTCGCCCTCGCCGCCGTCTCGTGGGCGAAGGCTCACGACCGTCCCGTCGTGGTGGACGCGGGCAGCTGGAAACCCGTGTTCGCCGAGGTGTTCGGCCTCGCCGACGTGGTGGCCTGTTCGGCCCGGTTCACGGCTCCCGAAGGCGCGCTCGACCGGGTCGGAGCCGTGGTCACCACGGCGGGCCCGGACCCTGTCCGCTGGCGCGACCGGGAACGCTCCGGCGAGGTCGCCGTGCCGACCGTGGACGCACGGGACACCCTGGGGGCGGGCGACGTGTGGCACGGTGCGTTCACCTCCCGCGTCGGGCTTTTCGACATCGAAGAGGCGATCGAGTTCGCCAATGCCGTGGCCTCGGAACGGGTCCGGCACGTTGGACCCCGAAGCTGGATCGGCCCGGTCAGGGCGATGATGGGAGAGAGATGA
- a CDS encoding LacI family DNA-binding transcriptional regulator: MPPSRRPTQRDIAELAGVSITTVSHVVNGTRPVAPDTREAVLEAIARTGYTGDVIARSLVTGGTRSIGVAISLLANPYFATLIQAIEREAAAAGYTVLLSDTHDTVATEQDIVRALRARRVEGLLLTPVPGDGGVLSELRSVGTPTVLVDRLSPRSDLDQVGAENIQATSALTEHLAAHGHRRIGLVSGAEGLATSDERTLGYRLGLGRAGLPWNAGLVACGHSERRRGADALARLLDLPEPVTAVVVANDAMMVGVLHEARRRRLRIGTDLAVVGYDDPEWADLVEPPLTTMAQPVAEIGRSAVRLLLNRLRDPDRPPETVRLPPTLCHRQSCGCPPRG; the protein is encoded by the coding sequence ATGCCGCCGTCCCGAAGGCCCACCCAACGTGACATCGCCGAGCTTGCCGGTGTGTCCATCACCACTGTCTCGCACGTCGTCAACGGCACCCGCCCCGTGGCCCCGGACACCCGCGAGGCCGTGCTGGAGGCCATCGCCCGCACCGGATACACCGGCGACGTCATCGCCCGCTCCCTCGTCACAGGCGGCACCCGCTCGATCGGGGTGGCGATCTCGCTGCTGGCCAACCCGTACTTCGCCACCCTCATCCAGGCCATCGAACGGGAGGCCGCGGCCGCCGGGTACACCGTGTTGCTGTCCGACACCCACGACACCGTGGCCACGGAACAGGACATCGTGCGGGCCCTGCGGGCCCGCCGGGTCGAGGGGCTGCTGCTGACTCCGGTGCCGGGCGACGGCGGAGTGCTGTCCGAGTTGAGGTCGGTGGGCACGCCCACCGTGCTGGTCGACCGGCTCAGTCCCAGAAGCGACCTCGACCAGGTCGGCGCGGAGAACATCCAGGCCACCTCGGCGCTCACCGAGCACCTCGCCGCGCACGGCCACCGGCGCATCGGACTCGTCAGCGGTGCCGAGGGGCTCGCGACCAGTGACGAACGAACCCTCGGCTACCGGCTCGGCCTCGGCAGAGCCGGGTTGCCGTGGAACGCCGGGCTCGTGGCCTGCGGGCACTCCGAACGACGCCGAGGCGCCGACGCACTCGCCCGGCTGCTGGACCTGCCCGAACCCGTCACGGCCGTCGTCGTGGCCAACGACGCCATGATGGTCGGCGTGCTCCACGAGGCCAGGCGGCGGCGCCTGCGCATCGGCACCGACCTCGCCGTCGTCGGCTACGACGATCCCGAGTGGGCGGACCTCGTCGAGCCGCCGCTGACGACCATGGCGCAACCCGTGGCCGAGATCGGCAGGTCGGCGGTCCGACTGCTACTGAACCGCCTGCGCGACCCCGACCGGCCACCGGAGACCGTGCGGCTGCCCCCGACGCTGTGTCACCGCCAGTCGTGCGGCTGTCCGCCGAGGGGGTAG
- a CDS encoding DUF418 domain-containing protein produces the protein MVVQPTVARARVHDVDALRGFALLGIFLVNITFMASGYPGNLVTDPAYSSTLDDVVRGLSSVFVDMKFYLLFSFLFGYSFTLQMEAAARAGADFAPRMLRRTAGLFALGALHIVLLYGGDILTTYAVVCLILFWMRAVSDRTAIRVAAAVYGVVLLSTLVSGLFLDSSAFLPSGAEALTAAEQSTQALRGDWGDVIGEHVGGLTLMAVQAVSLQGPTALAMFLLGMVAGRRRLLARVRGDEPVLRRIQWIGFPVGIAGGVLYTIGGGNGDTLAVTASVATAPLLTAAYVATLLRMMHNPRTAYLRAALAPAGRIALTNYLGQSLVGLLVFTGVGLGAAGSFSPLATAGLAVLVFVVELTVSAWWLRRHQYGPAEWVLRWITTLQRPAWRSTS, from the coding sequence ATGGTCGTACAACCCACCGTGGCAAGAGCGCGGGTGCATGATGTCGACGCCCTGAGGGGCTTCGCGCTGCTCGGCATCTTCCTTGTCAACATCACCTTCATGGCGTCGGGCTATCCCGGAAACCTCGTGACCGACCCGGCGTACTCCTCGACTCTCGACGATGTCGTCCGCGGACTGTCGTCGGTGTTCGTGGACATGAAGTTCTACCTCCTGTTCTCGTTCCTGTTCGGCTACAGCTTCACCCTGCAGATGGAGGCCGCGGCCCGCGCGGGCGCGGACTTCGCGCCACGCATGCTGCGCCGGACCGCCGGCCTGTTCGCGCTGGGCGCACTGCACATCGTGCTCCTGTACGGCGGCGACATCCTCACCACCTATGCGGTGGTCTGCCTGATCCTCTTCTGGATGCGTGCCGTCAGCGACCGGACCGCGATCCGCGTCGCGGCCGCGGTGTACGGCGTGGTGCTGCTCAGCACACTGGTCAGCGGGCTCTTCCTGGACAGCTCGGCGTTCCTGCCCTCCGGCGCCGAGGCGCTGACCGCCGCCGAACAGTCGACCCAGGCGCTACGTGGCGACTGGGGTGACGTCATCGGTGAACACGTCGGCGGGCTCACCCTCATGGCGGTCCAGGCCGTCTCGCTGCAGGGACCGACCGCGCTCGCCATGTTCCTGCTCGGCATGGTCGCGGGCCGCAGGCGACTGCTCGCCCGAGTGCGCGGCGACGAGCCGGTACTTCGCCGGATCCAGTGGATCGGTTTCCCGGTCGGAATCGCCGGCGGAGTGCTCTACACGATCGGCGGCGGCAACGGTGACACCCTGGCCGTCACCGCGAGTGTCGCAACCGCGCCCCTGCTGACCGCGGCATACGTGGCGACCCTGCTCCGCATGATGCACAACCCGCGCACCGCGTACCTCCGCGCCGCGCTCGCGCCGGCCGGGCGCATCGCGCTCACCAACTACCTCGGCCAGTCACTCGTCGGTCTGCTGGTCTTCACGGGCGTCGGCCTCGGCGCCGCGGGTTCCTTCTCACCACTGGCCACAGCCGGTCTGGCGGTACTCGTCTTCGTGGTCGAGCTGACGGTCAGCGCGTGGTGGCTACGGCGGCACCAGTACGGCCCTGCCGAATGGGTTCTCCGCTGGATCACCACCCTCCAGCGCCCGGCGTGGCGCTCGACCAGCTGA
- a CDS encoding TetR/AcrR family transcriptional regulator, with the protein MTDADVPADLRRLWRLPASSRLGRPAELDVDRVVGAAVDLADQDGLDGVTLQKVAQTLGVTKMSLYRYVGSKGELAELMFDHAIGPAPQPGADVGWRDGVRQWAAAVRTRYAEHPWLADMPITGPPRGPNGISWTDAMLRVLRDTGLDLGTQLGVLNVVSGHLRNAIVLTRQFEGSTGVSQSQAERDYGRALAALVDAERFPDAARLFASNVFEPAGEPPDDIDFGLELILDGVAAAIDATR; encoded by the coding sequence ATGACTGACGCGGACGTGCCCGCTGACCTGCGTCGACTTTGGCGGCTCCCGGCCTCGTCACGGCTGGGGCGACCGGCTGAGCTGGACGTCGACCGCGTGGTGGGCGCCGCGGTCGACCTGGCCGATCAGGACGGGTTGGACGGCGTGACGCTGCAGAAGGTCGCGCAGACCCTTGGCGTCACCAAGATGTCCCTGTACCGGTACGTCGGCTCGAAGGGTGAGCTGGCCGAGCTGATGTTCGACCATGCCATCGGTCCTGCCCCGCAACCGGGTGCGGACGTGGGGTGGCGCGACGGCGTCCGGCAGTGGGCGGCCGCAGTCCGGACGCGGTACGCCGAACACCCGTGGCTGGCCGACATGCCCATCACCGGTCCTCCGCGCGGGCCGAACGGGATCAGCTGGACGGACGCCATGCTGCGGGTCCTTCGCGACACCGGACTGGACCTGGGCACGCAGCTGGGTGTGCTGAACGTGGTCAGCGGTCATCTGCGGAACGCGATCGTGCTCACCCGGCAGTTCGAGGGAAGCACCGGTGTCAGTCAGAGCCAGGCGGAGCGGGACTACGGCAGGGCGCTGGCAGCACTGGTCGACGCCGAACGCTTCCCGGACGCGGCGAGGTTGTTCGCGAGCAACGTCTTCGAACCAGCCGGTGAGCCGCCGGACGACATCGACTTCGGCCTGGAACTGATCCTCGACGGTGTCGCCGCGGCGATCGACGCGACTCGGTGA
- a CDS encoding TrmH family RNA methyltransferase, translating into MNGRAIQDSAGSREQPVEAVGPTEWTHRDDVGVGPWEGPWPTDDRYDPELLEHGDRRNVVDFYRYWRREAIVADMDARRHPFHVAIENFQHDHNIGTVVRTANAFAAKAVHIVGKRRWNRRGAMVTDRYQHLHHHADVSGLVRFAAEHGLTVVAVDNTPGAEPIETVRLPRDCVLLFGQEGPGLSEDAQHAASLVVSIAQFGTTRSINAGVAAGIVMHSWVRQHADLSTAW; encoded by the coding sequence GTGAACGGTCGGGCGATCCAGGATTCGGCAGGCTCGCGAGAGCAACCCGTGGAGGCGGTGGGGCCAACGGAGTGGACCCACCGGGACGACGTCGGTGTGGGCCCGTGGGAGGGGCCGTGGCCCACGGACGACCGTTACGACCCCGAACTGCTGGAACACGGTGACCGCCGAAACGTCGTCGACTTCTACCGCTACTGGCGGCGCGAGGCGATCGTGGCGGACATGGACGCGCGCAGGCATCCGTTCCACGTCGCGATCGAGAACTTCCAGCACGACCACAACATCGGCACGGTGGTCCGCACGGCCAACGCGTTCGCCGCGAAGGCGGTGCACATCGTGGGCAAGCGCCGGTGGAACCGGCGGGGCGCGATGGTCACCGACCGGTACCAGCACCTGCACCACCACGCGGACGTGTCCGGACTCGTGCGGTTCGCGGCCGAACACGGGCTGACGGTCGTGGCCGTGGACAACACTCCGGGGGCGGAGCCGATCGAGACGGTGCGGTTGCCGAGGGACTGCGTGCTGCTGTTCGGTCAGGAGGGGCCGGGACTGTCCGAGGACGCGCAGCACGCGGCGTCGCTGGTGGTGTCGATCGCACAGTTCGGAACCACGCGCTCGATCAACGCGGGAGTGGCAGCGGGCATCGTCATGCATTCGTGGGTGCGCCAGCACGCCGATCTCTCGACGGCGTGGTGA